The region CGCGCTTTCTGCTGAAGCGGCGCGGGTCTGCGTTTCGTCTTCTTTTTTTATAGGATTAAAGTACTGTATGACGGCCCCTTCGGCGAGTCCCAGGCTTTGCCCAGCCGCGTTTTTAGCCGGTGCCGCTGCGGGTGCGCCGGAGCCGCCGCGCATCACGACGATCGCCTCGCCTTCCGCGTATCTCGGAGCCTCTTCCGCGGACGCCGCAGGGACGGGCTGCGCCAGCGCGAGGGCGAGGACGGCCAGAAGAATTTTCAGTTTCATGTGTTGTGCCTCCAAATAAAAACTAAGCGGCCCGCGTGTATTCGCGAATCCGCCTGTAAATTAAATTAGCATTATTTTTGAATTTGTGTCAAGCCGGGCGCCCGCGTTATCTGCCGGCAAATATTTCGGGATAAAATCCGGCGGCCAGCCGTTCCACGGCGTAGGCCATGCGGCTTCCCGGGAGGACGCTTTCGAGCGCTATGGCGACGAAGCGTCCGTTTTTGACGCATTCGAGCTGGGAGAGCGCGCTGTTGGCCTTTATCTCGGCTATCTTCTGCTCGACCGACGGCGAATCGTAGTCGTGTACCACTATCACCTGCGGGGCGCGCTCGATCACTTCCTCGTAGCTCACCGTCGCCCACTGTTTGCCGCCGAGGTCCGCGAATATGTTTCTGCCGCCGGCGCGTTCGATGAGCAGGCTCTCGAAGTTGCCGCCGGAGCATGTGAATACGCCGCCGCTGCCGCTGTCGTAGACGAGCACGCGCAGCGGCTCGCGCCCTTTAAGCTTGGAGGCGACGGCCGCGATGCGGCTTTCCTGCTCTTTTATGAATTTCTCCGCCCGTTCTTCGATTTTGAATATTTTGCCGAGCGCCCGTATCTCGCCGTATATCTCGTCGAAGTTCGACGCTTTCTCGACGAGGACGTTCATGCCGCACGCCTCGAGCTCCGCTATGTCGAGCCCGGCGCCGCCGAACTCCCAGTCGATGCCGAAGACGAAGTCCGCGCCGCTCGTCAGGACGGCCTCGCGCGTCGCGCTGCCGTAGTTGAGCTCTGGTATCTTCGCGTATTCGGCGGCGTACTCGGGCAGCGGGCCGCGGCTGTGGTTGTCTAGCGTGTTGCCGGCGATTTTGGAGCCGAGTCCGAGCGCGACGAATAGTTCGCTGCAGTTCGGCCCGAAGGTCAGGACGCGCTGCGGCATCGATGTCACGGTGACTTTTCTGCCGTAGTTGTCTACCGTCACGGGCTGGTAGCCCGATGCCGCCGCCGGACGCGCGGCGAGAATCACGGCGAAGGCCGCGAGCGCTGTGAATAGTCTGCTTTTCATATTTTTTCCTCCGTGTGCGCGTTTTCGCGTCGTTTTTCGTTTTCTAGCGCCCATTCGGGCAGATATGTGACGGCCGGCTTGCGAGTGGCGTGGTGCAGCTCCGCCTCTGCCGTAACGCCGTAGACCTCTCGTATCAGCTCCGGCGTCAGTATTTGCTCCGGCGTCCCCTCGCGGACGACGCGCCCGCCCTTCATGACGTAGAGCCTGTCGCAGTAGAGCGAGGCCATGTTGAGGTCGTGGACGGCGGCGACGACTGTGAGGTTCAGCCGCTTGATGAAGTCGAATATTTCGAGCTGGCAGCTCACGTCTAGGTGGTTCGTCGGCTCGTCGAGTATCAGGAAGTCCGTCTCCTGCGCCATCGCGCGCGCTATGAGGACGCGCTGCTTCTCGCCGCCCGACAGGCAGGAGTAGCGGCGGTGCGACATTTCCGCCATGCCCGCGTGCTCTAGCGCGTGGGTTATTATCTTCTCGTCTTCCGCGCCGTCTATGTCGAAGAAGCGCTTGTGCGGACTGCGCCCCATCGCGACGATGTCGCGGACGCTGAAGTCGAAGAGCACCTCGTTCTCCTGGCCGACTACGGCTATCTTGCGCGCCGACTCGCGGTAGCTCATGCGGCTGACGTCGCGCCCGTCGAGCGTTATCGCCCCTTTCTGCGGCCTTATCGCGCGGTAGAGGCATTTGAGCAGCGTCGATTTGCCGCTGCCGTTCGGCCCGATTATGCCGACGAACTCTCCGCGTTCCGCGCGCACGGAGACGTCTTCGATAGCCGGCCTCCCGCCGTAGGAGTAGCAGAGGCGCGTCGCTTCGAGGCGGTTCATCTCTGCTTCCTCCCGCCGCGCCGCTTAAGCATCCATATGAATATCGGCCCGCCCGCTACAGCGGTCAGTATGCCGACGGGCAGCTCCTCGGGCGCGATCACCATGCGGGCCGCCACGTCCGTCCAGACGACGAGTATCCCGCCGAGCAGCGCGGCTACGGGCAGCACCTTTTTATGGTCGGAGCCGACTATGAGCCGCGTGAAGTGCGGCACCATGAGTCCGACGAAGCCGATAGTGCCGCTGACCGCTATCGTAGTCCCAGCCATCAGCGACGAGAGAAGCACGAGAAGCTTGTGCGTCCGGCGCACGTCCACGCCGAGCGTCGCGGCGCTTTCTTCGCCGAGCAGCAGCAGGTTCAGCGCCCTGTAGTTGAGCATCAGCGCCGCCATGCAGAGCACGAGCACAGCGAAGGGCAGTGTAAGATAGCTCCAGCGCGCGCCGGCTAGGCTGCCGGACATCCAGAAGGTCGCGTTGTGCAGGCCGAGCGCGTTCGGAGCGCTCAGAGTTATGATGCGCGTCACGCCGTCCATTATCATCGCTATAGCGACGCCGGAGAGCAGGAGCTGAGGGATGTTTATGCGTCCGCGCACGCGAGAGAGCGCGTAGACCGCCGTTATCGTGACGGCGGAGCCGATGAAGGCGCTTATCGAAAGCGAATAGGCGCCGAGAAACGAAAAAACGCCGAAGAGCATCCCGAGCGTAGCCGCCGCGGCGGCGCCTGACGACACGCCGAGGATGAACGGATCCGCGAGATGGTTGCGCACGAGCGCCTGCATCGCGACGCCGGTCACAGCGAGCGAGGCGCCGACCGTCATGCCCAGCAGAACGCGCGGGAGCCGCAGGCCCAGCACTATCCGCTCGTCGAGCGCGCGCCACGAGTGCTCCACAAGCCCGCCCGCGATAGGCAGGCGTGACGCGAATATCTTCAAGGTCTCGCCCGGCGCGACCGACACCGGGCCGAGCCCGGAGGCCGCCGCCGCCGATAGCAGCGCCGCCGCCGCGAGAAACAATATCAGCCACGGCACGCCAGCGCCGTCCACAAGAAAACTCTTTTCCCTCTCCATATTTACCGCCTTTCATATTTCACCGTTCCGCGCTTAACGCCGCGCGCCGTTCACGTTTTCCGGCGGGCGCGGCATGACGGGGCTGCGGCCATCAGCGTATGGCCGAACGGCCGAAAATCGCCTGGAGCCCATAAAAAAGGACCATGAAAACCCCTTGCCGGAGAGACGGGGATCTTCATGATCCGTGTAGTTTCTGCCTGAAAGCGCGCTCTTTTTCCGGGAACCGGCGGATGCCCCGCCCGCGCCGCCTTCGTGACGGCGCGCCTTTCAAAAGCCGCTCTGTTAAAAATATCCCGCGCTCCGGGTTTTGTCAACCGGCGCGGAAAACAGGCCCGCGCCGCGCCGAAGCAGCGAAATTGTATGATATGGAGTCCGCTCTATGTCAACCGGCCCGGCTGAGGAATATTTTTTCGCGCGCCGCGCGTTTCGCGAACGAGGCTGCCGCCGTCGGGGCGATTATCGGGCCGGACGCGCCGTCGAGGTTGTAAGCGCCGCCGGCGCGAGAAACTTAGCCGAACTCCGAGCCGTCATCCTCGCTTATAAGGAAAGTCCCGTCCGCGGGCTCCGTCCCCGCCTTCTTATAAGCCGCCCGGCGAAAGCTCATCGCTTTCCGCGCGGAAAACAGGAAATATGGAAATATCGGATGGCGAAGCGTCCTCGCGCGCGTTTTCGAGCGCTTCGCTATTCCTGCGCCGCGGTGAATCTCATAAACGTCATGCTGCCGCCTCCGAATGGGCGAATCTGCCGCGCCTGCGCGGACAGTGCCGCGCCGTACGGTCTCGCCTTATACGCGCCCTCTTTTTTTGAAATTGCGTCAAGTTTCCGCGCCCGGCGCGCCGCGCATAAAAAAACGGCGGGCCCCGGAAGCCCCGCCGTTTTTGTGTTTTTTATCCGGCTTTTGCCGCGCGCGTCAGCACGGCTCTCCGTTCACGTCGTCCTCTTTTTCCTTGTCCTCGTCCTTTATCACGGAGACCGACGACTTTTCTATCCTGTGGTCCGTTATCTCCGTGACGTCCACCGCAAGCCCGTCCGCCTCTATCGAGAATGTCGTGCCGTCGTCCGGTACTGATCCGTAGCTCGCGAATACGAAGCCGCCGAAGGTGTCGTACTCGTCTACGGGCAGCGTCACGCCCAGCTCTTCCGCGACGTCCTCGAGCGGCGCGCTGCCTTTTATCTCCCATTTGTTGTCGTCCACTTTTTCTATCTCCGGCGTCTCCTGCGGCTGCGCGTTCTCGTCGTCGAGGTCTCCGACGAGCTGCTCCAGCAGGTCGTTCATCGTGACGATGCCGGCCATGCCGCCCTGCTCGTCGAGCACTATCGCGAAATGGTCGCGCGTCTGCTTCATACGCTTGAAAAGCACGTCGGCGCGCACGCCCTCGGGCACGAAGCAGGGCGGGACGACGGCGTTCTTCATCACGCTTTCCCGCGTCTTGTCGCGCAGACGGAAATACTCCTTGGCCTTGAGCACTCCGATTATGTTGTC is a window of Cloacibacillus sp. An23 DNA encoding:
- a CDS encoding ABC transporter substrate-binding protein — its product is MKSRLFTALAAFAVILAARPAAASGYQPVTVDNYGRKVTVTSMPQRVLTFGPNCSELFVALGLGSKIAGNTLDNHSRGPLPEYAAEYAKIPELNYGSATREAVLTSGADFVFGIDWEFGGAGLDIAELEACGMNVLVEKASNFDEIYGEIRALGKIFKIEERAEKFIKEQESRIAAVASKLKGREPLRVLVYDSGSGGVFTCSGGNFESLLIERAGGRNIFADLGGKQWATVSYEEVIERAPQVIVVHDYDSPSVEQKIAEIKANSALSQLECVKNGRFVAIALESVLPGSRMAYAVERLAAGFYPEIFAGR
- a CDS encoding ABC transporter ATP-binding protein — protein: MNRLEATRLCYSYGGRPAIEDVSVRAERGEFVGIIGPNGSGKSTLLKCLYRAIRPQKGAITLDGRDVSRMSYRESARKIAVVGQENEVLFDFSVRDIVAMGRSPHKRFFDIDGAEDEKIITHALEHAGMAEMSHRRYSCLSGGEKQRVLIARAMAQETDFLILDEPTNHLDVSCQLEIFDFIKRLNLTVVAAVHDLNMASLYCDRLYVMKGGRVVREGTPEQILTPELIREVYGVTAEAELHHATRKPAVTYLPEWALENEKRRENAHTEEKI
- a CDS encoding iron ABC transporter permease, whose translation is MEREKSFLVDGAGVPWLILFLAAAALLSAAAASGLGPVSVAPGETLKIFASRLPIAGGLVEHSWRALDERIVLGLRLPRVLLGMTVGASLAVTGVAMQALVRNHLADPFILGVSSGAAAAATLGMLFGVFSFLGAYSLSISAFIGSAVTITAVYALSRVRGRINIPQLLLSGVAIAMIMDGVTRIITLSAPNALGLHNATFWMSGSLAGARWSYLTLPFAVLVLCMAALMLNYRALNLLLLGEESAATLGVDVRRTHKLLVLLSSLMAGTTIAVSGTIGFVGLMVPHFTRLIVGSDHKKVLPVAALLGGILVVWTDVAARMVIAPEELPVGILTAVAGGPIFIWMLKRRGGRKQR